Genomic segment of Candidatus Deferrimicrobiaceae bacterium:
CAGCGGATTGCCCAGCCGTACCAGTCCTTGAGGCGGGCTTCGGCCTCTGTGCGCGAGTGGGAGAAGTAGACGTCCTGGAGGGCCAGTTTGATCAGATAAGCCCGGGCCGTTTTCAGCCGATAGCCGCAGAGCCGGGTCAAGGTTTCATCCTGCTTTTGGGTCAGGTTTTCGGGGTTCTTCAGGAAAGCATAACGGCTGCTTTTCATCATTGCGGGATAGATCTTGGATTCTTCCGTCCGCACCTCACTCAGGGCGTCGTTCATGTGCTTGATCAGGTGGAAGGAATCAAAGGTGATTTCGGCGTTGGGCAGGGCTTCGTTGACCCCCTTGATGAACGCCTTTGACATGTCGAGGCAGGCGGCGGTGACGTTCACCGGATCCCCGTTGTGGGCCTTGAAGTCCGCAGCAAAGGCCTTGACGGTCTCATGATCGCACCCTTCGGTACCGAACAGGACTTCCGTGTTCAAGTGATCAAACCTCCAGGACGGGATGGGGCCATTCTAACCCCGTTACCCACTCCAAACAGCGAGGAGCCAGCCAAAGGCGCGCTTTTGCCAACGAGAATCATAAAAGCGTGACTGAAGGAGCCGTCAGCTTCAGCCAATTGTTAGACGGCCTATTTGGGGCAGTTACGCCCTTCGCATTCTCCTGTTTCAATATAATAAAATGTATTTTGTCCCCTTTTCGTCCTAGATGTAATATGTCTTTTATATATCAATAGATCGATATTTAGTCCTTCGGGTATCTCACCTATATTATCACATGTTTTATAAATTTTTCTCGAACTCAATCTCAATATATCCTTAATACTATTGGTACTGATATTTCTTGATTTCAATCTGTCATCTATATTTTTTGATTTATTATTATTGACCCAAGCTTCAAACCATTGCCTGAAATCGTCATCTGTCGATTTATTTATATATCCCTTCGAAATAAGATCGAAAACCAATTTATCTTGCTTATATAGTGAACTATTTTTAGAGATCAATGCGCATGGCCACCCTGAGCCCTCACATTTTGCATCCTTTAAATAATAAATGGTGCTATCTCCTTTGTCTCCATATGGGGTCCTGGCATTCCATGGGACAATATATACCTTTTTATTGTCAGGACACATATCCGTTGGAAACTCAAAACGTCCATCAAGGATGACATATATATTATTTGACTCATAATCTATTTTCCAATTTGTTTTATTTCTATATTTCGAAATATCATTAACAATTGTTGGGTTGAATTTGCCATACTTATTTATTG
This window contains:
- a CDS encoding transposase, whose protein sequence is MNTEVLFGTEGCDHETVKAFAADFKAHNGDPVNVTAACLDMSKAFIKGVNEALPNAEITFDSFHLIKHMNDALSEVRTEESKIYPAMMKSSRYAFLKNPENLTQKQDETLTRLCGYRLKTARAYLIKLALQDVYFSHSRTEAEARLKDWYGWAIRCQLLWMGKECSEKTLPGFFEWFGEERRGALRSVCSEMWTTCWKVIAKKAQGSSYAISWMFR